Proteins from one Sander lucioperca isolate FBNREF2018 chromosome 16, SLUC_FBN_1.2, whole genome shotgun sequence genomic window:
- the LOC116064672 gene encoding tripartite motif-containing protein 16-like — protein MAQKGVQLDRETFSCSICLDLLKDPVTINCGHSYCMNCIKSHWDEEDHKYSYSCPECRQSFRPRPVLVKNTMLAALVEELKKTGLQAAPADHCYAGAEDVACDVCTGRKLKAIKSCLQCLISYCEKHLQPHFESPAFEKHKLVEPSKKLQENVCSRHDEVMKIFCRTDQQLICSLCSMDEHKGHDTVSAAAERAERQRELEGSRQTIQQRIQDREKDVKLLQQQAEAIDRSADKAVEDSEKIFTEMIRLLEKRSSDVKQQVRSQQKREVSRVKELQEELEQEITELKRKDAELKKLSHTEDHNQFLHNYPSLSPLSQSTSSIHIRPLSCFEDVTAAVSEVRDKLQDVLREEWTNVSLTGTEVDVLLPQPEPKTRVEFLKYSREITLDPNTAHTLLLLSEGNRKATFMWEQQSYSSHPDRFTNWFQVLSRESLTGRCYWEVERRGGVSVAVTYKNIRRTGGSECLFGQNDKSWVLYCNNNNKYTFWSNKVQTRVSGPESSRVGVYLDHSAGILSFYSVSETMTLLHRVQTTFTQPLYAGLTVYYYDGFENSAELCKLK, from the coding sequence ATGGCGCAGAAAGGAGTTCAGCTGGACCGGGAAACCTTCTCttgttccatctgtctggatctactgaaggatccggtgactattaactgtggacacagctactgcatgaactgtattaaaagCCACTGGGATGAAGAGGATCATAAGTACAGCTACAGCTGCCCTGAGTGCAGGCAGAGCTTCAGACCGAGGCCTGTACTGGtgaaaaacaccatgttagcagctttagtggaggagctgaagaagactggactccaagctgctcctgctgatcactgctatgctggagctgaagatgtggcctgtgatgtctGCACCGGGAGAAAACTCAAAGCCATCAAGTCCTGTCTGCAATGTCTGATCTCTTATTGTGAGAAACACCTTCAGCCTCATTTTGAATCCCCTGCTTTCgagaaacacaagctggtggagccgTCCAAGAAGCTCCAGGAGAATGTCTGCTCTCGTCATGATGAGGTAATGAAGATTTTCTGCCGTACTGATCAGCAGCTTATCTGTTCTCTCTGCTCAATGGACGAACATAAAGGCCACGacacagtctcagctgcagcagagagagctgagaggcagagagagcttGAGGGGAGTCGACAGACcatccagcagagaatccaggacagagagaaagatgtgaagctgcttcaacagCAGGCGGAGGCCATCGATCGctctgctgataaagcagtggaggacagcGAGAAGATCTTCACCGAGATGATCCGTCTCctggagaaaagaagctctgatgtgaagcagcaggtcagatctcagcagaaaagagaagtgagtcgagtcaaagagcttcaggaggagctggagcaggagatcactgagctgaagaggaaagacgctgagctgaagaagctctcacacacagaggatcacaaccagtttctacacaactacccctcactgtcaccactcagCCAATCAACATCCAGCATCCATATCCGTCCTCTGAGCTGCTTTGAGGACGTGACGGCGGCcgtgtcagaagtcagagataaactacaggacGTCCTGAGAGAGGAGTGGACAAACGTCTCACTGACAGGGACTGAAGTGGACGTTTTACTGCCACAACCAGAGCCCAAGACCAGAGTTgaattcttaaaatattcacgtgaaatcacactggatccaaacacagcacacacactgctgttatTATCTGAGGGGAACAGGAAAGCAACATTCATGTGGGAACAACAGTCTTATTCTAGTCACCCAGACAGATTCACTAACTGGTTtcaggtcctgagtagagagagtctgactggacgttgttactgggaggtggagaggagaggaggagtttCTGTAGCAGTCACATACAAGAATATCAGGAGAACAGGGGGGTCTGAATGTTTATTTGGACAAAATGACAAATCTTGGGTGTTAtattgtaacaacaacaacaaatatacatTTTGGTCCAACAAAGTCCAAACTCGTGTCTCAGGTCctgagtcctccagagtaggagtgtacctggatcacagtgcaggtattctgtccttctacagcgtctctgaaaccatgactctcctccacagagtccagaccacattcactcagccgctCTATGCTGGACTAACGGTTTATTATTATGATGGTTTTGAaaactctgctgagttgtgtaaactgaaatag
- the LOC116064675 gene encoding tripartite motif-containing protein 16-like isoform X3: MEQKGVQLDRETISCSICLDLLKDPVTIPCGHSYCMNCIKGFWDEGDEKEMYSCPQCRQSFRPRPVLVKNTMLADLVEELKKTGLQAAPADHCYAGAEDVACDFCTGRKLKAIKSCLQCLASFCEKHLQFHYESAPYKKHKLVEPSKKLQENVCSRHDEVMKIFCRTDQQLICYLCSVEEHKGHDTVSAAAERAERQRELEGSRQTIQQRIQDREKDVKLLQQQAEAIDRSADKAVEDSEKIFTELIRLLEKRSSDVKQQVRSQQKSEVSRVKELQEELEQEITELKRKDAELKKLSHTEDHNQFLHNYPSLSPLSQSTSSIHIRPLSCFEDVTAAVSEVRDKLQDVLREEWTNVSLTGTEVYVLLPQPEPKTRAGFLKYSREITLDPNTANTLLLLSEGNRKATLMRQQQSYSSHPDRFTNRRQVLSRESLTGRCYWEVERRGGLYVAVTYKNISRAGRSDECRFGRNAKSWALNCNNTKYTFWSNNVETPVSGPKSSRVGVYLDHSAGILSFYSVSETMTLLHRVQTTFTQPLYAGLWVYGDSAELFKLT, translated from the coding sequence ATGGAGCAGAAAGGAGTTCAGCTGGACCGGGAAACTATTTCttgttccatctgtctggatctactgaaggatccggtgactattccctgtggacacagctactgcatgaactgtattaaaGGCTTCTGGGATGAAGGGGATGAGAAGGAAATGTACAGCTGCCCTCAGTGCAGGCAGAGCTTCAGACCGAGGCCTGTACTGGtgaaaaacaccatgttagcagatttagtggaggagctgaagaagactggactccaagctgctcctgctgatcactgctatgctggagctgaagatgtggcctgtgattTCTGCACCGGGAGAAAACTCAAAGCCATCAAGTCCTGTCTGCAATGTCTGGCTTCTTTCTGTGAGAAACACCTTCAGTTTCATTACGAATCAGCTCCATacaagaaacacaagctggtggagccgTCCAAGAAGCTCCAGGAGAACGTCTGCTCTCGTCACGATGAGGTAATGAAGATTTTCTGCCGTACTGATCAGCAGCttatctgttatctctgctctgtggaggaacataaaggccacgacacagtctcagctgcagcagagagagctgagaggcagagagagctcgaggggagtcgacagaccatccagcagagaatccaggacagagagaaagatgtgaagctgcttcaacagCAGGCGGAGGCCATCGATCGctctgctgataaagcagtggaggacagcgagaagatcttcaccgagctgatccgtctcctggagaaaagaagctctgatgtgaagcagcaggtcagatctcagcagaaaagtgaagtgagtcgagtcaaagagcttcaggaggagctggagcaggagatcactgagctgaagaggaaagacgctgagctgaagaagctctcacacacagaggatcacaaccagtttctacacaactaccCCTCACTGTCACCGCTCAGCCAATCAACATCCAGCATCCATATCCGTCCTCTGAGCTGCTTTGAGGACGTGACGGCGGCcgtgtcagaagtcagagataaactacaggacGTCCTGAGAGAGGAGTGGACAAACGTCTCACTGACAGGGACTGAAGTGTACGTTTTACTGCCACAACCAGAGCCCAAGACCAGAGCtggattcttaaaatattcacgtgaaatcacactggatccaaacacagcaaacacactGCTGTTATTATCTGAGGGCAACAGGAAAGCAACATTAATGAGACAACAACAGTCTTATTCTAGTCACCCAGACAGATTCACTAACAGGCGtcaggtcctgagtagagagagtctgactggacgttgttactgggaggtggagaggagaggaggacttTATGTAGCAGTCACATACaagaatatcagcagagcagggAGGTCTGATGAATGTAGATTTGGACGAAATGCCAAATCTTGGGCGTTAAATTGTAACAACACCAAATATACATTTTGGTCCAACAATGTAGAAACTCCCGTCTCAGGTCctaagtcctccagagtaggagtgtacctggatcacagtgcaggtattctgtccttctacagcgtctctgaaaccatgactctcctccacagagtccagaccacattcactcagccccTCTATGCTGGACTTTGGGTTTATGGAGACTCTGCTGAGTTGTTTAAACTGACATAG
- the LOC118493345 gene encoding tripartite motif-containing protein 16-like isoform X1, which translates to MEQKGVQLDRETFSCSICLDLLKDPVTINCGHSYCMNCIKSHWDGEDCKYSYSCPDCRKTFTPRPVLLKNTMLAALVEELKKTGLQAAPADHCYAGAEDVACDVCTGRKLKAIKSCLQCLISYCEKHLQPHYDVAQLKKHKLVEPSKKLQENVCSRHDEVMKIFCRTDQQLICSLCLMDEHKGHDTVSAAAERAERQKKLEGSLQTIQQRIQDREKDVKLLQQQAEAIDRSADKAVEDSEKIFTKLIRLLEKRSSDVKQQVRSQQKREVSRVKELQEELEQEITELKRKDAELKKLSHTEDHNQFLHNYPSLSPLSQSTSSIHIRPLSCFEDVTAAVSEVRDKLQDVLREEWTNVSLAGTEVDVSLPQPEPKTRAGFLKYSREITLDPNTAHTQLLLSEGNRNATVMSRQQSYSSHPDRFKDKWQVLSRESLTGRCYWEVETRGGISVAVAYKNISRAGWLERGLDECFFGRNDKSWVLDYNNIGYTFWSNKVQTHVSGPKSSRVGVYLDHSAGILSFYSVSETMTLLHRVQTTFTQPLYAGLRLYAYGVSAELCKLK; encoded by the coding sequence ATGGAGCAGAAAGGAGTTCAGCTGGACCGGGAAACCTTCTCttgttccatctgtctggatctactgaaggatccggtgactattaactgtggacacagctactgcatgaactgtattaaaagCCACTGGGATGGAGAGGATTGTAAGTACAGCTACAGCTGCCCTGACTGCAGGAAGACGTTCACACCGAGGCCTGTTCTGctgaaaaacaccatgttagcagctttagtggaggagctgaagaagactggactccaagctgctcctgctgatcactgctatgctggagctgaagatgtggcctgtgatgtctGCACCGGGAGAAAACTCAAAGCCATCAAGTCCTGTCTGCAATGTCTTATCTCCTATTGTGAGAAACACCTTCAGCCTCATTACGATGTAGCTCAGttaaagaaacacaagctggtggagccgTCCAAGAAGCTCCAGGAGAACGTCTGCTCTCGTCATGATGAGGTAATGAAGATTTTCTGTCGTACTGATCAGCAGCTTATCTGTTCTCTCTGCTTAATGGATGAACATAAAGGCCACGacacagtctcagctgcagcagagagagctgagaggcAGAAAAAGCTCGAGGGGAGTCTACAGACcatccagcagagaatccaggacagagagaaagatgtgaagctgcttcaacagCAGGCGGAGGCCATCGATCGctctgctgataaagcagtggaggacagcgagaagatcttcaccaagctgatccgtctcctggagaaaagaagctctgatgtgaagcagcaggtcagatctcagcagaaaagagaagtgagtcgagtcaaagagcttcaggaggagctggagcaggagatcactgagctgaagaggaaagacgctgagctgaagaagctctcacacacagaggatcacaaccagtttctacacaactacccctcactgtcaccactcagCCAATCAACATCCAGCATCCATATCCGTCCTCTGAGCTGCTTCGAGGACGTGACGGCGGCCGTAtcagaagtcagagataaactacaggacGTCCTGCGAGAGGAGTGGACAAACGTCTCACTGGCAGGGACTGAAGTGGACGTTTCACTGCCACAACCAGAGCCCAAGACCAGAGCtggattcttaaaatattcacgtgaaatcacactggatccaaacacagcacacacacagctgttattATCTGAGGGGAACAGGAACGCAACAGTCATGAGTCGACAACAGTCTTATTCTAGTCACCCAGACAGATTCAAAGACAAGTGGcaggtcctgagtagagagagtctgactggacgttgttactgggaggtggagacGAGAGGAggaatttctgtagcagtcgcatacaagaatatcagcagagcagggTGGTTAGAGAGGGGGTTggatgaatgtttttttggacGAAATGACAAATCTTGGGTGTTAGATTATAACAACATCGGTTATACATTTTGGTCCAACAAAGTCCAAACTCACGTCTCAGGTCctaagtcctccagagtaggagtgtacctggatcacagtgcaggtattctgtccttctacagtgtctctgaaaccatgactctcctccacagagtccagaccacattcactcagccgctCTATGCTGGACTAAGGCTTTATGCTTACGgagtctctgctgagttgtgtaaactgaaatag
- the LOC116064683 gene encoding cortexin-3-like, whose translation MADDLYSSTFSASELDFSSSSSPLSSSTASASFLTLEQRAAFIFVLILFIFLGLLIVRCFRILLDPYRSMPSSTWTDYMEKDTFDYRIS comes from the coding sequence ATGGCCGACGACCTCTACAGCAGCACCTTCTCTGCTTCCGAATTGGACTTCTCTTCCTCGTCTTCGCCACTGTCCTCCTCCACGGCGTCCGCTTCCTTCCTCACGCTGGAGCAGAGGGCGGCCTTCATTTTCGTCCTCATCCTCTTCATCTTCCTGGGCTTGCTGATCGTGCGCTGTTTCCGGATCCTCCTGGACCCGTACCGCAGCATGCCGTCCTCCACCTGGACCGACTACATGGAGAAGGACACCTTCGACTACCGCATTTCCTGA